One genomic region from Cyanobium usitatum str. Tous encodes:
- a CDS encoding vitamin K epoxide reductase family protein, translating to MTSTRLSQRLSSSRRRSDPARRWARVAMAVLATIGAIDTGAITLKRWGLLGPLSCPGGAEGCDKVLNSAWGSLFGQPLSLFGWLAYGAVLLLAVLPLVLRGDSRAALAQRSWWALLLLNTGMAVFSLLLMGLMVLKIQAFCFFCVLSATLSLSLLVISLVGGEWEDRGQLVFRAVIVALLVGMVGLGWAASVDRPAAVRGAGVPPVVVATSRPEAVGLAEHLSRTGAVMYTAYWCPHCHEQKELFGKEASAKLGLVECAADGQNSQKPLCDTKAIEGFPSWEINGKLDSGVKSLAELARLSGYAGPVP from the coding sequence GTGACCTCAACCCGCCTCAGCCAGCGCCTTAGCTCCAGCCGGCGCCGTAGTGATCCGGCCCGCCGCTGGGCTCGGGTGGCCATGGCTGTATTGGCCACCATCGGCGCCATCGATACAGGCGCCATCACCCTGAAGCGCTGGGGTCTGCTGGGTCCGCTGAGTTGCCCTGGCGGAGCCGAGGGCTGCGACAAGGTGCTGAACAGCGCCTGGGGCAGCTTGTTTGGCCAGCCCCTGTCTTTGTTTGGCTGGCTGGCCTACGGGGCGGTGTTGCTGCTTGCTGTGCTGCCGCTGGTGCTGCGCGGCGACTCGAGAGCGGCCCTTGCTCAGCGCAGTTGGTGGGCCCTATTGCTGCTGAATACGGGCATGGCCGTTTTCAGCCTGTTGTTGATGGGCTTGATGGTTCTGAAGATTCAGGCCTTCTGTTTCTTCTGCGTACTCTCAGCGACTCTCAGCCTGAGCCTGCTAGTGATCAGTCTCGTGGGTGGGGAGTGGGAAGACCGCGGCCAGCTGGTGTTCCGGGCCGTGATCGTGGCCTTGTTGGTAGGCATGGTGGGCCTGGGTTGGGCGGCTTCTGTGGATCGCCCCGCCGCGGTGCGGGGGGCTGGGGTTCCTCCCGTAGTTGTGGCCACCAGTAGGCCAGAAGCGGTTGGCCTAGCAGAGCATCTCAGCCGCACCGGCGCGGTGATGTACACGGCCTACTGGTGCCCCCATTGCCATGAGCAGAAGGAGCTGTTCGGCAAAGAAGCGAGCGCCAAGTTGGGCCTGGTTGAGTGCGCTGCCGATGGCCAAAACAGCCAGAAGCCACTGTGCGACACCAAGGCAATTGAGGGCTTCCCCTCCTGGGAGATCAACGGCAAGCTCGATTCCGGCGTGAAGTCCCTAGCTGAGCTCGCTCGGCTTTCTGGTTACGCCGGCCCAGTGCCCTGA